In Thunnus thynnus chromosome 17, fThuThy2.1, whole genome shotgun sequence, the genomic window AGACAGAAGTTTTTAGTTtggttgtagttaaatgtttatcagaaaaaaataaacctttttatCTACAACCTGTAGTAGCTGgtaaatactgtatttcttgattataaagaatatatatttatctgCTTTTCTGTAGATTTGGGAGAAAATGTGGATGTTTCTGAGGTGCAACATACAACCATGAGCCCGATAGAACAGGCTGCAGCTCTAAACCACCAGCCCAGTATAGAGGCCTCTTCCAAGGATGTCCCGCTGACAGGGCAGCCTGTCTGGGAGATGGAGATGGTAATGGAGCAACAGCAGGGCTCCCCCGAAGCAACATTTCACTCCATCACCTCAGAGGAGGAAGCTGAGGATCTGAGGCGAGGCAGAGatgaagagggaggaagagagagactcggagaagaagaaataaggACTATACCGCATGGTTACGAGTGTGTTACCGTGACGGCATCCTTAGCTGATAAACTGGAGAAGACGGATGAGGACTCGGTGCTGTCACAGAGCTTGAGCGGCTCAGTGCGTCTGGGCGCTCAGCCTGAACTGTCGGTCCCGCCGCCCATGCAGGTACAAGAGCAGGGAGAGCTGTTTGACCCTCAGACTCTGCAGACGGTGGTGACCAGCTGTGAGATTCCAGACCAGAGGACCGCTTTGGAAGGTTCACAGGTTGGTGAATTCATGAGATGTTTAAAGGAAGAAGAAGTGTGTTACTGCTTTACTCAACACTTACATTGCTTTTCCATGTCTCCCCCCCCAGTTAATTATCATCACTGGCCCCAGCTATGAGGCGCTCACATCAGAGGGCATTCAGCTCAACATGGGTGGTGGAAACGTGGAGGAAGTCACCTGCACTGTCATCGGGGGGGTCACCTACAACCCAGTTTGCGAGTCTGATTCAAAAATCAGAACAGCGGAGGATGAAGACTCCATGACAGGTGCGCTACATTCAGAACTAGCACTGCAGTAATGGGCAGGTTATAAAGTTTCAGGACTTCTTTGTGTTTACGCTGAAGCTATGGGGCTTTAAACTCAGCGAGAACAGTGACATCTGGTGGTTTGCAGAACTTATAGCAGCTCTTCAATACTGAGGTGAAGCACTTCAACACATCGCTGATTCCATAGATTAAATTTCATATGTGTGCAATTAAAGTCCAAAAAgcctacatgtatttttttaaatctataatACTACATTCtaacatgtgaaataaatgcaTGTTCTTATGCAATACGCTGCAGTAAAATCTTGAATAAATGCATCCAAAAAgcatacatataaaacatttttgttgacataaaatattaatgtacCTTATTGATGTGGTGTAAGCTCAGTGTCCACTAAAGGCTCATGGTAGATATTTATGTGACATTTCATATGAGTTGCAAAGTAATGTGATTAGAGAATGATActcatttacatattattactttattacttGGCATCAGGTAGCATACTTCATTATGTCTTTCTTGTGTACACACCATATCGGACATCGCTTACCATCCGTTCACTTGACCATATTATTTAGCTGCATAACTTTCAATATTGTCAAGCTGAATGAAGCGCTTTCTGAAACACCAGTGACATTTGAAGCTTCAGACATTATCAGTTACGTGGTAAGTTGCCAAACAAGGTATTGAAACTGCTTTGTAATTGTCTGCCCATCACTACTGAATCCTAATGTTCAGACATCCCTGCAAATGCAGATTTGCAAACTTCAGAGGGTAGAGGGCTGTTTTAACCCACAAGTCATTAATTCTGCAAGGGGGATTCCAGAGAGTTCAGATGCAGACAGACACCAGGCTGCAAATATGGATGTGACAAAACACTTCTGCTTATACTACTAGACTTTATTAAGGCCCGAACACGAAAGTGCCAGGGCCCAACAGTCCTTGGCACTGAAAATGtgaggaacctattgtttttgtaaagattattattattctctgcTGCTTAGGATGCTCAAAAACGGAAATTGGCACACATGTCAGAACtggtgaaaattgcaaagttctGTAGTGACTGGGCTCAGGCGTGGCCATTGGGCTCCATAGTGCCCCTCAAATGCAAGGCCATGTTGGGATAAAGTTgggatgcttgaaaactcacaaaactttacACATGCATCATAAGTGGCGAAACTTCatatctgatatgggtcttgggcatgggtgtggcaaaatggctcgaggGCGCCCCCTAGaaattttcaaagtcaaagctcCCAccttttaaatttgatgtagacgtatgaaatttggtaggcgGCTGTACCATctccagattttaaaaaaagcctctCGGAGCCATaccctaactccaacaggaagtccaccaTCTTGAATTTACTGTGCAATTTTTGTGCAGTTTGAAGCTATTTACAGGCtttgtactttaacaaactcctccttgAGAGTTAACCAAAGCAACTTCAAATTTGATTGGTAACATTTAAAGACCTTTGCGATGCTAAATTGCAAAGTTTTTGAGGTTTCATGGAACACCCTTCGTGCTGTGCCGGTCAGTTTTGCCCAAAACATTTTTGGGGCactaaacaggaagttgttgtaactcaagtttacattgtccaatctgccccaaaattctcatgcttgataagagtccaggcttAAACACATCTACCTATCAGTTTTGAGTCATCGTCATGGAGCCAACTACTcacaacaggaaatcagccttatgtgacaaacatcttccgatttacatgaaatttacatggtttGGTCTGCACacgatatacagcaacatgatgtataatTAGTGAGTGTTCTCTGTCACCGCATAGGAAGTTatatttaactccttcatgcaatgtccggtattcatgaaaatgtatatccatgtaaGTTGCCCtttggtaaatgtattgctgcatactgcacacaggaaatgatgTTTTCACACAGCGTTTGATAGCCCTGTAAATTCAGAGCCCTGTCAACTGACTTCCAGTAGCAATACCATAACTGCTGCTCCCTCTGATGCATGCAAATTTAcgtgtttattttcatattggGGGGTTTTTTCTCCAACATATTGCAAATGTGAATCTCATTCAGAGCTGTTCAGAAAAATACTCTGAGATGAATTACAGGGTCAAGAGTTCGCTCATGATCAAAGTCTTGACTCCCATTTTATTACATGTTCTATCCCTTTCTGTCACAGCCCCCTTTCAGACTTGAAGTGATGAGCATGGTCGAAGTCCTTGAGCACCCAGTTTGCAAGTCCGGAAGGTGGACATTTCAGGGTGCTTTTGTAATctgttttcaaattattttctgcaggtttgagtgacaagcagctgctgcagcccaCTGTTGATGCTCTGGAGCTAAGTAGTGACAGGGAGCTGCAGCGGAGTCTGAGCAGGTTCGTGGCACACATACTCTACGTGGGGAATTCAGGTGCAAGTTACTTTTAGACAGACTGAGAAGGATTTAAATCTAGGAGCATTGCAGAGATGATAATCCGTCTCTCCTCCAGTTTTTGCCCTTTTGTTATTGTGAATGAAGTCTCAGTCTCTGTTTTTGCGGCACCAGGTCAAAGAGAAACAGGCGAGGTCCAGTCATTGAGGCTGATGGGATGCTCAAGATGTTCCACTGTCCATATGAGGGTTGCAGTCAAGTCTATGTAGCAATCAGCAGCTTTCAGGTAAAACAACGGTTTTCACTCATTCTtaacatttcagtttgtttttaactggaGATTAAATTAACCTCCTCTTTGTACCACTTCCTGCTCTCTGTAGAATCATGTGAACCTTGTTCACAGGAAAGGGAGGACCAAGGTTTGCCCCCATCCAGGCTGCGGAAAAAAGTTCTACCTGTCAAACCACCTGCATCGTCACATGATCATCCATTCAGGTGGGCTCACAAAGACACACTTGACATGTGAGAATCTCATCTTCATAAACCTTCAAACGTAACAGAATCTTTCTACAGGGGTCagagatttcatctgtgagacatGTGGAAAATCGTTTAAGCGTAAGAATCACTTGGAGGTCCACAGGCGGACCCACACGGGAGAAACACCACTCCAGTAAGTTACTAATGCTAAAAATAGATCTTATTGTTTAAATTTTTTGCACTGCTTGCGTTCCAGTCTGTGACATTTTAGGATTAAACTTAAATTTGAAACCATTGTGGGGTTAATGGACTCTGGAACCTGGATTTATTTCATCACACTGACGCAGAGATGAAAATTAATTATATGACAAAAGATTAAATTTCCTAAATACAACATGGCCCATAAACATCTGCATGATTGTcactcctctcttttcttctgtgtTCCGTCCATCTTGTCCTCTCACCCACGTCATCGTCTGTCAGATGTGAAATCTGTGGCTACCAGTGTCGGCAGCGTGCATCCCTGAACTGGCACATGAAGAAGCACACTCCAGAGGCCCATTACAACTTCACGTGTGAGTTCTGCGACAAGAGATTCGAGAAGCTGGACAGTGTTAAATTCCACAAGTTAAAGAGCCACCCGGAGAAGCAGGCGACCTGAGGTGTTCAGACACTGCTGATAAGAGCTAACGTTACCAACCAGCAAGTGCAGGTTGGCCCTTGGAGACCAAAGGAAGACGTCTTGTGAAGAGAAAGACTTTCCTTTGCTGTGTTTGTCTTGCCTGTCATGTCCAGGATATGAACATGAACTGTGTTTACACAGGCAGTGGTTAAAGGCAAAAGTGGGCCAGTCTGACAGCTGTGCAGGACACCAGCTGTTTCAGAGTATAGGGCCCAAACATGGGTTTTGAAcatacagcaggaaaaaaagcgTAATCCACTGTTGACCATTCTCTAAACCCCTCCCTTGAACATCAATtctccaatcatagcttagcaacatTAACTAGGCACTGCAGGTCTGTCAAGCTTTAGGTTTCTTTGTATGTTGAAGTGGTGTGCACAGGGCTGTAGTAAGAGCAATACTTTATGTACTGAGTTTGAATAgtggttctgtttttttaccctttcaaaaagcaaaaatacaagAGTGAAACTGTAAGGAaaagattaaaatgtgtgttattCTGCTCTAATGCAAGATGCAAAGGTTAGCATGTccagctaactagcttactaccCACAGTAGTAATCCAGTTCTTCCAAGGCCAGGGGCAtttcattattacattattttgtgaGTTTACAGgttaaattttttttcaaaaaaaggcCCTGCTCACGACTAGCACATTCACTGCGTGACAGCTGGTTCTGGATGCTACAAAGTCTGAGTTTAGCCTAACGTTAGCAGCGCCGTCCTGCTCTTGGTTAGTCATCATCCTATAAgccttttttcttgtaaaaagTGAAAAGGCTAGATGTATGAACAATAAATTTTAAATCAGAACTCCTTCTTGTTTGTCCAAGTATGTAGTGGTAGGAGGGCTACCGTAAAGGGCTAACTATCTGTACACTGCAATACAAGAGCAATGCTGTTTCCTTTTCTTCATGTGTTCTACATGCATTGTCAACTCGAGAGAATGTTGACTTTCTCCTTGGGACATGCAGCAtttagcctcagtcttttagcacCATATAATTTATGTTTCCATCTagtgcatatttaagacccCTTTACAGGGTTGTCATTTTAGAATGAGTCACCTGAAATCAAAAGCTAGCTGGAGAAGGTGTTTTCAACCAAATCACGGAGCTAACTTTAATTatctagctagctacagctgataatATTCTGTTAGCCATAGCTGTCATTTCAGCCAGAATGAGAAGCTAGAATGAGAAGCCCGCTTTTGTCTACTTTAGTTTGAAATCAAGAAATTAAGTCTGTTTCAAAAATGACTAACCACCATTATCATTAAAAATTGAATATGTGCTGTGCAAGaatggaaagcttgacaggctTCGCAACGGTAAGTAGGGAGGTAGGGCTTAacaaacagtcatttaaaatttaatagAAAATGTTTTCCATTAAAGGGAAAATTTCGGTAGGCCTTGGAAAGTGTTCGGCAGTGATGTAACGTTCACATGATTTATATTAAATGggttaaaaaatgcaaaacactgGTATGATTCTTTAAATATTAAGTGCGGTCATTCGGGTCATTAGTGCACCAccaaaaatattattaatgacATATCAGTGAAGTAtgtgtaaatatgaaaatatcacTACAAATGTTTGTTAGATATATTTGAAGTTGACAAATGACATCATTGAGGTTTGACCTTGGTGTGTTGCACTACACTGCTTGTACTGATGCAAATACAGGTTCTTCAGTTTCAGTTATTGAAATTGAACATCTGTTGTGTGGGCCAGGAGAGCAATCCTACATCCTGCTACATTTCTAATTTATCTTTTTTCACCATCCCAGTGTCCTGACTCTCAGGCAGTAATGAGAAAATCCAGAGAGTTTAATGTGACAGTTTCTCAGGAAATTTCCCCTCATGTTCTATCAGTATTTTAGCTTGTAAGCAAATGCACTTTCCTCCCTTCTGTCAGTTCTGTTAAGTGATGATTCATTTAAGTATGTGACTCATGTTTGTATTGTACCATTCTTTTTCTGAAGGCATTTATTTGGTAAATAATATGCAGCGTATTCTTACCTCTTGCATAATGTACTCTTGGGTGTTGGTGACCAAGTGTGGGTGTGCATAAAGAGTAAGAAAAGGCATGAAAAGCATAAGTGTCATGACAGCTAGTCATAAAATGACTTATACTGGATGCTTTCAGTCAGTTGAATGTTGGACATGAAACTGGTTTCTGGTTGTTTGTGTAAATATAAGGTTTGGCTTGGGGGAGCATACTGATGTGTTCAATTTACTAATCCCATTTGAGATAAATCATGATTACAagattttggattttaaaattgacatatttattaatatgaagtTGATTTTGATCATTATTtcacaaacatttactgtatgccTTGTAATTTGAATATGAGAATTTATTATTGGCATCATACATTTAATGTAAACACCACACCTAGTCTTATCAGGTACTCAAACATGGCATGTTACCAATGACAAGCTATTACTGATTACTGGTATTCTTCTCATGTAAATCATCTATCCTTCATTATTTGCAGTTGAGTTTGTAGTTTCCACTTGTCACTCCCCtgttttttcatctcttttttaaAGGGTTGTGAAGGTtagataaaatgataaaattacaCATTGTAAAAAGTATGTGGCCAAAGTCTGAGGAGCATTCAACTCGCCTATGTATTTTGTAGAGTCGGATATTAattatctgtgggtttgtcactagtggcgacacctttcacattatacatagtcatttgatccaccgttaatatgaaaaataatgattaatgcagctttaatgtttctAATCAGCAGCATGTATAAATTAAAAAGTGGCGGTTTAAAACTGAAACATACTGCATAGAAGCTCTTGTCCTTTAAGTAAGAAGAAGAACAGCATCTGATAGACCAACTTAATCTCTAAGTCTTTCAAGTAGAATATCATGATCCAGCTTGTCAAAGGTAGCACTGAGGTCGGGAAAAACTGCAATGGAAGTTCTGGTTGATCTTAAGGTCACTTAATACTCTGATAAAGGCTGTTTCAGGTTAGACCTGAAACCAGACTGGAACACATCAAATACTCTGTAGATGAAGATAATTGTTCAATTGCTTTTATACAACTTTTCTTTCGCTAACTACAAAGTCCACTAACTACAAATGGTTATAATTACAAATGGTCACACTATTCTGTCATATTTACAAACTGTCTCCAAATTCACACCTCAAAACAAAGGCACACATATGTgcatgaaaatgtttgtgtgactACACACAGGTGCTACCTCTGCCCCTCTagccctccctccctcaggGGCAAGCAGTCCAGCTCCATGGTGATGTGTGTTACTCTGCTCTTTCAGTCACGCCCATCTGTTCCCCCCTCCCTTTCCAGTATTTATAACAACCCGGCAGCCTTAAAATAAGCAGAAGGCTGAAAAAGTCACTTCGAAGCCCTTTCAGAAGTATCAGAGCCACAGGAAACAGGAGACAGGGAGTATATTGTGAGTCATTTTCAGAGGACAGAGGAATAATACACTTCTGTATTCCTGTTATCTCGCAGTCAGTTTGTTCCCACAGCACCAGTTTCCATCAACAGAGTGAAGGTAAAGACTCTCCACGAGTAACCCAGCCTGAGTGCACGTCCTTGGTTATCTCCTCTGAAAGGTAAGCCGCAGAGTGACTTAGACTGAGTGTGATTTAGAGTAATATGGTAGCTTCTTCCTGACAGTTTGAGGTCTGTTGATTATGTTTTAATAGTAAAATTAAGTGCCGTACCAACAAAGGGAGGGACCCATCCAACAATGATCCTTTGTCTGTCTCCTGAGACCTGCCTGCAATTATTCCTCTCAATGGCGTCCTTTGAGATTTGCCTCTGTTTTTGATGGATGTTCGGGGACAAGGTTTTCTTGGTCATCAAAAACAGACCATATCTCCTATATATTTAACATAGACATAATGGAGCAATACTGCACTTCATGAAGATTTACATAATTGCACTCATGAAGCTCTGCCATCTGTGCAAATCAAGGTTtctaatgttgaaagatattttGCCATTGCACCCTTTGGCCTTTTTCAGACATTGCTGGGGCATTAGCATGTGACTAACTTGTTAATACATCACCAAGCTGACTCCTTGGTACCAGAGTGCAATCACTGAACACGGCTGACCATAAAGAAGTGGGAAAACCTTGGAGGAGTGAAATAATAGAGAGATTTGGGAGTCAAGGCAACTGCTCGTTATGTTTCTGAGCTCATTCTGGCTGTTGCTCTCTGGCCCCTGAATGTATGATTAACTTGATGATGACCAGCAGGCTAGTGTCAAGCCACTTCCTGTTCTTAGTTAATTTGATATGTTTGCCTGAGTGGATATATTGTTGAAGGTGTGAGGGAGTGAAAATAACTGTAAAGGCTATAATACAAATATGAAGGAAAATAATAGCGAGAAGAGGCTATGAGGGATATCCTAGTTCTCAGAAAGCAGTCTCTCGCTATACACAATGGGGTTCTGCTCAGTCATTGTCGTTGGGGATAACAATTTGTCTGCTTTGTCATGCCACACAAAGGGCACTGTTCCCCAGCTGGGaggtctacacacacacactcacacatttggAAGTGACAATCTTGAGGTGActccaaaacagaaacaggttGTAAAAATGGAGATTTGGAGATAGGATGATTAGGAAAggtatttattatatatttgtgtgcGAACACTTGAAAAACACACCCGAGTATGTGCTTTGTATGATTGTGTCAACAGATATAGAGGTAGTAAATGGGCTGTTAATGTTGTGTCTCAGTTGTTTTTTAGTATTAGCACCATAAAGTCTAACCTCTTCCCTGGCGCTTACGCCAGAGTAATTTGTGTGATAGACAGACTGGCCAACCACAGACTTTtctatgcaaatacacacacaagagtCTTTTTTGCTTTAATATACTGCATTTATGTACATGTTACTCTAGCTATATCATCTCTAAGTTTATGAGTTTCAAGTATTATAGCACAATATTCTAAATTTGATTGGAAAAAGGGAAAGTTGCAAAGAGAGGAAATATTTCCACGTCAATAGTGTTGCTTCGTAACTGCAGAGTTTGGTCTCTTTCCTCATTTGCATACCGCTGGCTTaccatttcatttgtttagtGAAACACTTTCCAGACAACACAGTGAGGTGTACTTCCTCAATCCTCACCTCCCTACCCTCATTAATTCTAAACCAAACAAAGCACTCACTCTGTAAGGTGATATGTGTACAGTAAATGTCCTTAGAATGGAAATGAAAAGCTCAGGTCACTCTCAGTGTTTGAGAAAGATAACTTATTAAGCTTACAAAGGGTAAAAGGTTAGTCCTTGGGAAAGTGGCAGGTGCTTTCTCCTTCCCTGCTCTCCTACATCATCACAGAGGAAACAGCACAATCCCACTGTTCATTTGTCACCTAACTGGCAGTGCATAGTAAAACTCTGAACAACACATCAAGACGATTCATCCTGTTACAAAATGTCTGCTTACAAACAGATGACTTTGTATTCAAAGATAAAGGCAGTCAAAACTGTGAATGATCGTGTAAAATCTTCATGtatgaaaatcacaggactgaAAATAACATGACATAAAATTATTTAAGGGGCAGCACACAGCTGAACTGTATTGGTTGAccaagttgtcttttttttctgttttttccgaTGTAGGTCAAACAATCTGCAGCAAAAATGGGATGCTTTGGATTCCTCAAAGTCATGATGTTTGCTTTCAATGGCATTATCTTTGTAAGTGCAGACTTTTAATGTCTGATTAGAAATAAGTAtgatttcaccattttctaaagAAAACGCTGccacttttacattttacttcTGTGTACATCAACAGAAGGTTACAGTGTGAAAGATGTACAAAAACATGCAAGCAAAGAAAGAGGTAATTTTGTGACGCAGAGTTAAATCAGTGGGACATTTTATGACACTTGCAAGGCAGAATTTTATTTAAGCAGTAAAAcgtacaaaatgtaaaagtcaAGATATCTTGACTTTTGGTCCCTAATATGGGTCAAACTCCAAAAGTTCTCCCATGACAAGAAAACAGACCTTTACATGTAAAGTCAATGGAGTGCTTCTTTCATCCTGACGACTTTCCGCTATTCTTCCTGTACCCTCTTCTTCCTGTCACTCTCCCTCAGTTGGCAGGTGCTGCCATTCTTGGTGTTGGGATCTGGGTGAAGGTGGACAGCGGCTCCATCCTCAGCATCATTGGGAAGATGGACAACGCACCAAAAGAGTTCAATCAGGTGCTGAATGTGGGCTACCTGCTGATTGCATTAGGACTCCTCCTGCTCATCATCGGCTTTCTAGGCTGCTGTGGAGCTGTCAAAGAGAGCAAGTGTATGCTGCTGCTGGTAGGTTGTTGTCTGCCACTTTATAGAGGGTTATaagaaaagtttgacattttgggtaaTTCAGAgggtggtatcaatcttctcatctaactctcagcaacaGAGCATACAAacttattttccaaaatgtcgaactacttatattttggaaatgttggtTTTCACAATCCCAttctaataaaatgaataacatCCTGATCTTTTTCCTAGTTTTTTATCATAGTCCTGCTGGTCTTCATAGCAGAGGTTGCAGGAGCTGTGGTGATCTTGGTATTCAGACCTTTGGTAAGTGGAACTTCTTCACACAGAGGAGTAAGGAGCCGGATTATCATGACAGCTACTGCCTTTTGGTACCTTGATGCAAAAGTACCTGTATGCTTGCATTTTAGGCAGACGAGTTATTAGAGAAATTTGGCACGGCAGCAGTTCAGAACATCAAGAAGGACTATGGGAAAAATCCAGACATTACAGGACTTTGGAATTCTACAATGACCACGGTGCATAATTCTGCTGAACAAATTATAAAATGCATCCTTTTTCACACCATTTCACTGATGCTTTGTCTAACATATACTCTCTTTGTGTCCACATTAGCTAAAATGTTGTGGATTCAAAAATGCCGAAGACTTTGAGGGATCCCCATATTATAAGGACCACAACGGACAATACCCGTCACAGTGCTGTTCAAGCACGATTCAACCATGTAATAATGCAACGGTCGACATGGTATGGCCTTTGAAAGAAGGAGAAACAAT contains:
- the tspan34b gene encoding tetraspanin 35 encodes the protein MGCFGFLKVMMFAFNGIIFLAGAAILGVGIWVKVDSGSILSIIGKMDNAPKEFNQVLNVGYLLIALGLLLLIIGFLGCCGAVKESKCMLLLFFIIVLLVFIAEVAGAVVILVFRPLADELLEKFGTAAVQNIKKDYGKNPDITGLWNSTMTTLKCCGFKNAEDFEGSPYYKDHNGQYPSQCCSSTIQPCNNATVDMGNTGCFQKIKQLIDDNTVVIVGVALGIAALELCAMAVSMILFCGIKSRGD
- the znf653 gene encoding zinc finger protein 653 codes for the protein MAHSLAELEVPLDVDHAGDQVSGVLRRCRGRPRLTDSDRAQRRLESRKKYDVRRVYLGESHKLWSELRRRTSLSDAGLAEYLILLHSTYGDKYQQKHCGKKTAPEVLLKQKKGRKERVSSLQSLVCWYQEHAHSCPHEPQLRALEPQPNFSTAAIWQCDSDHSFVQYLFSPPREASDSEHEAGMNGEGDGESAAKTDLPVAKGGVSRKRRKEAHKQFKDLGENVDVSEVQHTTMSPIEQAAALNHQPSIEASSKDVPLTGQPVWEMEMVMEQQQGSPEATFHSITSEEEAEDLRRGRDEEGGRERLGEEEIRTIPHGYECVTVTASLADKLEKTDEDSVLSQSLSGSVRLGAQPELSVPPPMQVQEQGELFDPQTLQTVVTSCEIPDQRTALEGSQLIIITGPSYEALTSEGIQLNMGGGNVEEVTCTVIGGVTYNPVCESDSKIRTAEDEDSMTGLSDKQLLQPTVDALELSSDRELQRSLSRSKRNRRGPVIEADGMLKMFHCPYEGCSQVYVAISSFQNHVNLVHRKGRTKVCPHPGCGKKFYLSNHLHRHMIIHSGVRDFICETCGKSFKRKNHLEVHRRTHTGETPLQCEICGYQCRQRASLNWHMKKHTPEAHYNFTCEFCDKRFEKLDSVKFHKLKSHPEKQAT